The genomic stretch TCAGCTTTCTTGTATCCAAACCTATTCCTATGTAATATCTGCCAGTATTGTCCTAggactactgctactactactgtaTTACAATCCTTTTCAGATTTCCATTCAGTGCTTTATCCCATTGGAAACAAAATTTGGATCCTCCACAAAAAGACAATAAACAAAGGATGAAAGATAAAAGTCCCAGTTGGGAAGCATCCATGGAAGCAGAATCAAGACTGCATTGGGTTCTGGGAAGCATGTCATCTGCCTCATATTTTGTGAGCACATTAAAGCTTTCAGTAGTGAATGTTAAAACTTCCAGTAGTAAAGCTTTAATCAGCTTTATAGGTGTTCAACAAGGAAGATGTCTTCAATATGGGGAAAGCCATTTTATAGGTATTCAGCAAGAGGAGATCCATTTTCAGAATAGCCTGAAAACATGAAGGAGTCttgaaggagaaaggaaattttaaacttttttttttttacctggaaATAAAATCTCCAAGCAGGCTAGGatataaacaaaacacaaaatcaaaTCTGACAATATCCCATAGTATCTATTCCTAAGCTAGATACAGTTCAGATCATCTTCAcaacaaaatgcaattcagatAGATGGACTGTTCATCCTTGCTGTCAAGCTCTCATACCCTATCATATGCCAACAAGTACACTACTTTGATCCTGCTTCACAAGGTTTAGTTACCTTCAAGAAAGGGTGTATGCAAACATTCAATGGCCAATTACAAGGATGTTTTAACTTACAAAATATGGAACAATTATTTAGAACTAGCTAAGCAAATTGATATTTTCAGAGAATATAAGAATGCTGTATAATCACATTTTAGTTTTTCATCTTGGGCTAACAAAACAGGACAAGACAGAACTGCCTATGTGATATGTAGAGAGAAGATAAACAAACAAGCATTGCTCTTACCCAGAGACAGTCAGCTTCACCTTTATCTTGTAAGCAACCAGGATCCCCAGAACTGTCTTATCTATCCCATCTTTAATACTgttagaaacaaataaaaatgtatatgaaCATGATGTACAACTTCAGTGCAAACTGACAAATAACAATGTGCAGTTTCCCACATCTTCACCAATTAACAAAGCATAATCCCATATCTGTTTTCCAGTTTATATTCTTTCACTTAGGAGAAATTCCTTCTGAAAACCCAGCAAGAAAACATGATCCTAGTGCAAGTTGAACAAAGTGTACCAGATCCtactatatttgcattttatttcttaaCACAAGAAAAGTAAATATTAACTCCATATTCCCAATTTGGTTACGGTTACTGATGCCCTTCCCATTCGGGACTTACATGGTACTGGAAGCTAAGTTGGTATCTTCATCCTTTAGCTTCCCATCTAGTGCTATGCCCTTTTTCACTCTGTTGTTTGCCAGCAGGGGCAGAACTGTTATTGTCTTCGTCAGGATACAGTTTGGCTGTATTTTTTCCCTACAGTACATACAATAAGAGGGTAGGGACCAATATGCAATTTTAGTTCCTTGATAATGACAAATATTGGCCATCTATTTCTCTACCAATGCCAGTATGATTTTGAAGAGGGACGAGAACACTTCTGCAATGAGGTAAAGCTTTTTGAAGTACTAGTGAGTGTATATGTGTGCCTCTGGGTATGTGTCTTAAGCGAAAGACACAAACTTAATCTCAGTAAAAAacgacaacaacaagaaacaacacAATACACAGATGCTAATTTCAACACTCTAAAGAACATGGCTAGTCCTAGAATTAGGTGGAATCAGGTGTCCATCTGAGGCAACTACTACTATGTGGCAGGGAATTGTGGCAATTTGGTTTTGTGCTACATGTCCTGTTCTGTACCAGCGTCCATACATCAAAGCAAGCCTGTTGCCTTCAGCATGGTGGAAGACACAGTTCTATAGCGGTCATCAGTGCTAAGGAAGATTAAGGTGTTATTCTGAGTGTTTCTAGAACATGAGACATCAGAAGAGGACTGTCTTATCTTGGTCTTTGTCCACTCTTGCTAATTGCCTAAACATTTAAGGGAGTAGAAATAGAAAAGGCAAGTAATAGTACAGATGAGGATAAAGCATGGCACACTCACTCTGCCTCTTCAAGTGCCACCGTCTTGGTGTAAAAATCACTGGAGTACAGTACCACATTTGCAACCTGCTCCACTAAAGAGAAAAGAAGATAGGTGACCGTCAggtaaatataaaacaaaacaaatttatgGAGCAACCTTCAGCTCTCCTAACATATGGGAAAAGAATAAAGAGCATCACTGAGATCTAGGTTTTATTCTTGGCATTCTCTCAGGCAAGCAGAACAATCCTATGCAGTTGTTATTACTCATTGTGTCTGATTCTCTCTCTTCACGCCATCTGTGGCCTCATAGGTAGAATTATGGTGGCAGAATGCAAGTAGTATTTTTCTCATATCAATGGCAGTTTCTATAAATCTGAGGGTTGTTTCTTTCACACACTACACATTGGATTGTCTCAATGCATCACTGCCCATTACTGTATGCTTTAAGCTGTGCTACTTCTTTACTGCTGCCTAATAAGAAGCTTCTTATACTCTAGATTTATAGACAAAGTCAGCATCCTACCTGACACACTGATCTTCTTAACCACTTTTTCTGTATTGTTGATCACAGTCACTGTGACAGGGATTGCCTCACCATGGTAATAAACCTGCAACAATTGGACCAGTTTAAAAGAGTTTTTATATAAAGCAActtaattttaatgcatttttgtgATCAGCCTTCCAGGAATGAGCAAAGGCAACTGTTGCAACTGCTTTCAAAGTCCTTAAATGGTagggaaaacagaacaaaaatgatACATTGATGTATATTACTGTAAATATTCTCTTCTTGGAAGGTCCAAGCGAAGCAGTCTTTGTATTTGGACTAGAATAGCCCAAGAGAAACAAGGACATGTGATGTTATATCAGTAAAATCAGCTCTCTTTTGGCTCCACCTCCACTTTTGACCATAGCTGAGCTTGGAACACATTACAAACAGCAGGGCAAAAGAGGGCATTGAGGTCAAGGCCCATTGCCATGCCAGACTACAGTAAAGTCAATCATTCTTTGACCCCCACCTTCTTTGGGTCCAGACATGCCATAGTGGAAATGCCAGCTTTTCAGTGTTTAAACCACATGGAATGCCTGTCTGCTGTAACAGCAGACAAGGATCTAGCAGAGAAAGTCATGGAGTCTCCAGCAGCATGGCAGGAACAAAGGTAGAGATTCTGTACAATCCAATGAACTGTCTGCATAAGATTTGACTAACTAGACTAGTACTATTCTACagacagaaaagccaaagcaTGAAGGCCACAGTAAAGGCTGATGCTATAGAAGAGACTCTACAGCCTGAGACAGAAATTTCATTGGCTTTAATAGCCAATTGAGATCTCTTCTCATCGGGTATTTCAAGGAAGCATCACTTTTTTGAGGGCCAAGGAATCAGACAGGAGGGCTGC from Sceloporus undulatus isolate JIND9_A2432 ecotype Alabama chromosome 3, SceUnd_v1.1, whole genome shotgun sequence encodes the following:
- the SAG gene encoding S-arrestin isoform X3, whose amino-acid sequence is MECCGVDFEVKAFYAEDPEETVLKRNSVRLMIRKIQYAPEEAGPQPHAETSWQFFLSKRPLHLKACLSKEVYYHGEAIPVTVTVINNTEKVVKKISVSVEQVANVVLYSSDFYTKTVALEEAEEKIQPNCILTKTITVLPLLANNRVKKGIALDGKLKDEDTNLASSTIIKDGIDKTVLGILVAYKIKVKLTVSGLLGDFISSEVSMEIPFRLMHPKREVNPTGKESEVVIEEFARQHLKDENSEMDNKAVSENDEYEEKD